TTTATCTGGAACTCCCAAAGGTCGGCGCCACGGTTCAATCCGGACAGGAAATCGGCGAGGTGGAATCCACCAAGACCACGTCTCCGATTTACACCCCGGTCAGCGGAAAGATTCTGGTCGTGAACGAGGAACTCCGGGAAAAACCCGAGTTGGTGAACAAGGATCCTTACGGCCGGGGGTGGATCGCCAAGATCCAGATGTCGGATCCGTCGGAAGCCAAGCGGCTCATGGACGCCCGGCAATACGGCGACTACCTCAAA
This region of Nitrospiria bacterium genomic DNA includes:
- the gcvH gene encoding glycine cleavage system protein GcvH — its product is MIPEELRYHTEHEWLRLENQSAVLGITHFAQDALGDVVYLELPKVGATVQSGQEIGEVESTKTTSPIYTPVSGKILVVNEELREKPELVNKDPYGRGWIAKIQMSDPSEAKRLMDARQYGDYLKSKAE